A portion of the Mesobacillus sp. AQ2 genome contains these proteins:
- a CDS encoding nuclease-related domain-containing protein, whose translation MFYKDRDIPYKLKAEEALMRRLNVNHSKLPVIEEEYRKKLAGIRGEKELDYHLSCLANNYLIINDLRLQQGAHFFQIDSLLISPKVSFIIDSKNIAGTIIFDHEFNQCIRIFNEKEEGIRDPFTQVQRHIRLLSQWLDEHKLPALNLEYLVAISRPSTIIKSKGTNSYSNFRVVHAAHLISRISDLEKSYPKDLTSIKEIKKIAKQLVKNHVPHKPNILDTYSIHPNDVKNGVQCPQCHAIPMDKVYGSWYCPLCQTSSKTAHIPALSDYYFLYGSTITLSQFSDFLLLPKSKSKSASSFLISLNLPCSGSKKGRVYDLTSLIEK comes from the coding sequence TTGTTTTATAAAGACAGAGACATACCTTATAAATTGAAAGCTGAGGAGGCTTTAATGCGCCGGCTCAATGTAAATCACTCTAAGCTGCCCGTAATTGAAGAGGAATACAGAAAGAAACTGGCGGGAATAAGAGGTGAAAAAGAACTTGATTACCATTTATCGTGTCTTGCTAATAACTACCTAATCATCAATGACCTCAGGTTACAGCAAGGAGCCCACTTCTTTCAAATCGACTCCCTCCTGATTTCCCCCAAAGTCTCCTTTATAATTGATTCCAAGAATATTGCCGGAACAATTATTTTTGACCATGAATTCAATCAGTGCATACGGATCTTTAACGAAAAAGAAGAAGGAATCCGTGATCCCTTCACCCAGGTACAAAGACATATCAGATTATTATCACAGTGGCTTGATGAACATAAACTGCCAGCATTAAACCTCGAATATCTTGTTGCCATTTCAAGGCCTTCAACCATTATAAAATCCAAAGGAACTAACTCCTACAGTAACTTTCGAGTTGTGCATGCTGCCCACCTAATATCGAGGATTAGCGATTTAGAAAAAAGTTACCCAAAGGATCTTACCTCTATAAAAGAGATCAAAAAAATAGCAAAACAACTGGTGAAAAATCATGTTCCCCATAAACCAAATATATTAGATACATATTCAATCCACCCCAATGATGTGAAAAATGGGGTCCAATGCCCCCAATGCCATGCCATTCCTATGGATAAAGTCTATGGCAGCTGGTATTGCCCTCTTTGCCAAACTTCTTCTAAAACAGCCCACATTCCTGCATTAAGTGATTATTACTTCCTCTATGGCAGCACCATTACACTCAGCCAATTTTCTGATTTTTTATTGTTGCCAAAATCAAAAAGTAAATCCGCCTCGTCTTTTTTGATTTCACTCAACCTGCCCTGCTCAGGCTCTAAAAAGGGGAGGGTCTATGACCTCACCTCTCTGATCGAAAAATAG
- the opp4A gene encoding oligopeptide ABC transporter substrate-binding protein produces MKKPLLWLAMLVLVLSTFLAACSGGEKEKTTADPKDGEKGTAEEGKPQDGGTLTYALSSEFKGLLNWNFYDADGDDDIIAFFDDPLIDYDENLKAEPNIASWKTDDNKVFTFTFEKGVKWHNGEELTVNDWVFALETIAKLGGEHQRWSNVNTIEGAKEYNEGKADKISGLEVVDDYTLKITFDKARVNNLENVWAYPLSRKEFEGIDPKDMAASEQVRTKPVGTGAYKVTKVIPGESVELTRNEDYWKGKPHIEKIIVKVIDTSLTTGELKNGTLDMTPFHPTVLPEIEALDNVEVVKYPGLSYYYIGFKLGKYDGKKNVMDKDKYASKELRQAMLFAIDRQAWTDAFFSGLGKPLNRPIPSSHWIAAPNEDMPIQYEYDPEKAKEILDKAGYVDKDGDGFREDPKGEKFTVKFSHYATGNPTFEARAKAMTQYWEEVGLKSELQMTDVNLYYDQLEKDDPALEVFYGGWGTGADPDPLPLWGIESVWNYPRWVNDDAQKLLEDAVDLEVVGTDTEKRKQLYADWQKIFNEEVPALPILELEEVMAVSKRVQGVKFDVSGSNSPHEWWIKQ; encoded by the coding sequence ATGAAGAAACCATTGCTTTGGCTAGCTATGCTAGTACTGGTTTTATCAACATTCCTTGCTGCGTGCAGCGGAGGAGAAAAAGAAAAGACAACTGCTGATCCGAAAGACGGAGAAAAAGGCACTGCTGAAGAAGGAAAGCCACAGGATGGCGGTACATTGACTTACGCTCTAAGCTCTGAGTTCAAAGGCCTTTTGAACTGGAACTTCTATGATGCTGACGGAGACGATGACATCATCGCATTCTTCGATGATCCATTGATCGACTATGATGAAAACCTTAAGGCTGAGCCAAACATTGCCAGCTGGAAAACTGATGACAATAAAGTTTTCACATTCACATTTGAAAAAGGCGTAAAATGGCATAATGGCGAAGAACTAACAGTTAATGACTGGGTATTCGCTCTTGAAACGATCGCTAAACTTGGTGGAGAACACCAGCGCTGGTCTAACGTTAACACAATCGAAGGTGCTAAGGAATACAACGAAGGCAAGGCTGACAAAATCTCAGGTCTTGAAGTAGTTGATGACTATACTTTGAAAATCACGTTTGACAAAGCTCGTGTAAACAACCTTGAAAATGTTTGGGCTTACCCGCTTTCTCGCAAGGAATTCGAAGGAATCGATCCTAAGGATATGGCTGCTTCTGAGCAGGTCCGCACTAAGCCTGTCGGAACAGGTGCTTACAAAGTGACAAAGGTTATCCCTGGTGAATCAGTAGAGCTTACTCGTAATGAAGACTACTGGAAAGGCAAGCCGCATATCGAAAAAATCATTGTTAAAGTTATCGATACTTCACTTACAACTGGTGAACTTAAGAATGGAACACTTGACATGACTCCATTCCACCCAACCGTTCTTCCAGAAATTGAAGCACTTGACAATGTTGAAGTAGTAAAATATCCTGGCTTATCTTACTACTATATTGGTTTCAAACTTGGTAAATACGATGGCAAGAAAAACGTAATGGACAAGGATAAGTACGCAAGCAAAGAATTGCGTCAGGCTATGCTGTTTGCAATTGACCGCCAAGCGTGGACAGATGCATTCTTCAGCGGATTAGGCAAGCCGCTTAACCGTCCAATCCCATCTTCTCACTGGATTGCAGCACCTAACGAAGATATGCCGATCCAATACGAATATGATCCAGAAAAAGCGAAAGAAATCCTTGATAAAGCTGGTTATGTTGATAAGGACGGAGACGGCTTCCGTGAAGATCCAAAGGGCGAGAAGTTCACTGTTAAGTTCTCTCACTACGCAACTGGCAACCCAACTTTCGAAGCACGTGCTAAAGCTATGACTCAGTACTGGGAAGAAGTTGGCTTGAAATCTGAGCTTCAAATGACAGATGTTAACCTTTACTACGATCAACTTGAAAAAGATGACCCAGCTCTAGAAGTATTCTACGGCGGATGGGGAACTGGCGCTGATCCGGATCCACTGCCACTTTGGGGCATTGAATCTGTATGGAACTATCCTCGCTGGGTAAATGACGACGCTCAAAAGCTTCTTGAAGATGCTGTTGACCTAGAAGTTGTAGGAACTGACACTGAAAAGCGTAAGCAGCTATATGCTGACTGGCAGAAGATTTTCAACGAAGAAGTACCAGCACTTCCAATCCTTGAACTAGAAGAAGTTATGGCTGTTTCTAAGCGTGTTCAAGGCGTTAAGTTCGACGTTTCTGGTTCTAACTCACCTCATGAATGGTGGATCAAGCAATAA
- the trpS gene encoding tryptophan--tRNA ligase, which yields MQTIFSGIQPSGTITLGNYIGAMKQFTELQDEYNCYFCIVDQHAITVPQERMQLRKNIKSLAALYIASGIDPEKVTLFIQSEVPAHAQAGWMMQCVAYIGELERMTQFKDKSSGKEAVSAGLLTYPPLMAADILLYGTDLVPVGEDQKQHLELTRDLAERFNKKYNDIFTIPEVRIAKVGARVMSLQDPLKKMSKSDPNNKAFISMLDDPKQIEKKIKSAVTDSEGIVKNDKENKPGISNLLSIYSILTGKSVADLEKEYEGKGYGDFKADLAKVVVDVIEPIQKKYYELIDSPELDEILDNGADKANRVANKMVKKMENAMGLGRKRK from the coding sequence ATGCAAACCATTTTTTCCGGCATCCAGCCGAGCGGAACGATCACACTTGGCAATTATATCGGGGCAATGAAGCAATTCACGGAATTGCAGGATGAGTATAATTGCTATTTCTGCATCGTTGACCAGCATGCGATAACTGTACCCCAGGAACGGATGCAGCTCCGTAAAAATATCAAAAGCCTGGCAGCCTTGTACATCGCATCCGGAATTGATCCTGAAAAGGTTACACTTTTCATTCAATCAGAGGTTCCGGCACATGCTCAGGCTGGATGGATGATGCAATGTGTTGCTTATATCGGAGAACTTGAAAGAATGACCCAGTTCAAGGATAAGTCTTCTGGTAAAGAAGCAGTTTCAGCCGGCCTATTGACATACCCGCCCCTAATGGCAGCAGACATCCTTCTATATGGAACAGACCTGGTTCCTGTCGGAGAAGACCAAAAACAGCATCTTGAACTGACAAGAGACCTGGCTGAACGATTCAATAAAAAATATAATGACATCTTCACCATCCCTGAAGTCCGGATAGCAAAAGTTGGTGCAAGGGTAATGTCGCTCCAGGATCCATTGAAAAAAATGAGTAAGTCTGATCCGAACAATAAAGCTTTTATTTCAATGCTGGATGATCCAAAACAAATTGAAAAGAAAATCAAAAGTGCTGTTACTGATTCAGAAGGAATCGTGAAAAACGACAAAGAAAACAAACCCGGCATTTCCAATCTTCTTTCTATTTACTCCATTCTGACCGGCAAATCTGTTGCTGATCTTGAGAAGGAATATGAAGGAAAAGGTTACGGAGATTTCAAAGCAGACCTGGCAAAGGTTGTCGTGGATGTAATCGAACCCATTCAGAAAAAGTACTATGAATTGATCGATTCTCCTGAACTGGATGAAATTCTTGATAATGGCGCTGATAAAGCTAACCGGGTCGCAAACAAGATGGTCAAAAAAATGGAGAACGCAATGGGGCTTGGCCGCAAGAGAAAATAA
- a CDS encoding YjbA family protein has product MLYLHDVWVNWFEGEENGYNVCHFHEWRKDDGVELLDQVPLLKIDHLLFNYIENDLSELPQQLLDDIYRKAYLRKNHERTQLDYCFVVSDGTGILAVDTIGYNIPIRKSRLIPRQEQLVYEMIENQDTIQYGFNDQTALKDFHILSPSPDLMRGLTRKERQLKQLLFMAMDQLNSSKNVAEVRYWFTEWKPEQYEVIQQLSFEDVWERLYDETKFGWSGKHEKFCENIIKGQAFFEKLWEMEHGPKVN; this is encoded by the coding sequence ATGTTGTATCTTCATGATGTCTGGGTAAACTGGTTCGAAGGGGAAGAGAACGGCTATAATGTCTGCCACTTTCATGAGTGGCGCAAGGACGATGGAGTAGAGCTCCTTGACCAGGTGCCGCTGCTGAAAATTGACCATCTGTTATTTAATTACATTGAGAACGATTTATCAGAGTTGCCTCAACAGCTTCTGGATGACATTTACCGCAAGGCATACTTGAGGAAGAACCATGAACGTACGCAGCTTGATTATTGTTTCGTTGTTTCTGATGGAACAGGAATTCTTGCTGTGGACACCATCGGTTACAATATCCCGATTCGCAAAAGCCGCCTGATTCCGAGACAGGAACAGCTAGTTTATGAAATGATTGAAAATCAGGATACGATTCAGTATGGGTTCAATGACCAAACTGCTCTGAAGGATTTCCATATCTTATCGCCATCACCAGATTTAATGAGGGGATTGACCCGGAAGGAAAGACAATTGAAGCAGTTGTTGTTCATGGCGATGGACCAGTTGAACTCTTCAAAAAATGTAGCTGAAGTGCGCTACTGGTTCACTGAATGGAAACCTGAACAATATGAAGTGATTCAACAGCTTTCCTTTGAAGATGTTTGGGAAAGACTATATGATGAGACAAAATTCGGCTGGTCAGGAAAGCATGAGAAGTTCTGTGAAAATATCATAAAAGGCCAGGCATTCTTCGAAAAATTATGGGAGATGGAGCACGGTCCGAAAGTGAATTAG
- a CDS encoding peptide ABC transporter substrate-binding protein encodes MKKSKFSLLLVLTLVFSLFLTACSSGDKDTGKDKPADEGTKGEETANVPQELRMLDSSEIPTMDTVLAEGSTSFTYINNVGEGLYRLDQDHKPVPALADGEPEISEDKTVYTFKLRDSKWSNGEPVTAQDFVFAWQRAIDPATASPYGPYMMGGKIKGAAEITEAGANKKDYDLNTLGVKAIDEKTLEVTLEKPVVYWADLFAFPTFYPQNQKFVEEKGEAFASNAENLLYNGPFKMTKWEGTDATEWVLEKNEDYWNAKDVTLEKITVNVVKDSNSAVNAFEAGETDMTGLLSSDIVPSYEGDERMLSWMEPTVFWIKMNQKNEALKNVNIRKAIAMGFNKEDLAASILNNGSVAANYFVPKDFVTLDGEDFREKYGDIVTFNAEEAKKAWETGLKELGVDKLEIRYLGGDTEAAKKTDAYIKNQLETNLPGLTVKLESVPFAVRLERDNAMDYDLQFAGWGPDYGNALSFTDLWITDGGSNRMGYTNPKYDQLIKDAQGKLATDEKAQWEAQQEAEKIMLGEDFGLAPVYQRAANILLNPGVKGLAIYNYGPDYNFQWVKITEAE; translated from the coding sequence TTGAAAAAGTCTAAATTTTCATTGCTATTAGTTTTGACTCTAGTATTCTCTCTATTTCTGACTGCTTGCAGCAGCGGAGATAAGGATACTGGAAAAGACAAGCCTGCTGATGAAGGCACAAAAGGCGAAGAAACTGCTAACGTACCACAGGAATTAAGAATGTTGGATTCTTCCGAGATCCCAACTATGGACACTGTCCTAGCTGAAGGTTCTACAAGTTTCACTTACATAAACAACGTAGGTGAAGGTCTTTACCGCCTTGACCAGGACCACAAGCCGGTTCCTGCACTTGCTGATGGCGAACCAGAAATCAGCGAAGATAAGACTGTTTACACTTTCAAACTTCGCGATTCTAAATGGTCTAACGGCGAGCCTGTAACTGCACAAGACTTCGTATTTGCTTGGCAGCGCGCAATCGACCCTGCAACTGCTTCTCCATATGGTCCTTACATGATGGGCGGCAAAATCAAGGGTGCTGCAGAAATCACTGAAGCTGGAGCAAATAAGAAAGACTACGACCTTAACACTCTTGGTGTAAAGGCAATTGACGAAAAAACTTTGGAAGTAACTCTTGAAAAGCCAGTAGTATACTGGGCTGACCTTTTCGCTTTCCCAACATTCTATCCTCAAAACCAGAAGTTTGTTGAAGAGAAAGGCGAAGCTTTCGCAAGCAATGCTGAAAACTTACTTTACAACGGACCTTTCAAGATGACTAAGTGGGAAGGTACTGACGCCACTGAGTGGGTACTTGAAAAGAACGAAGATTACTGGAATGCTAAAGATGTAACTCTGGAGAAAATCACTGTAAACGTAGTAAAAGATTCAAACTCTGCTGTAAACGCATTTGAAGCTGGCGAAACAGACATGACTGGATTGCTTTCTTCTGATATCGTTCCATCATACGAAGGCGATGAGCGTATGCTTAGCTGGATGGAGCCAACTGTATTCTGGATCAAGATGAACCAGAAGAACGAAGCTCTTAAAAACGTAAACATCCGTAAAGCAATCGCAATGGGCTTCAACAAAGAAGACCTTGCTGCAAGCATCCTGAACAATGGTTCAGTAGCTGCTAACTATTTCGTACCAAAAGATTTCGTAACTCTTGACGGTGAAGATTTCCGTGAAAAGTACGGCGACATTGTTACTTTCAATGCTGAAGAAGCTAAAAAGGCTTGGGAAACTGGACTTAAGGAACTTGGCGTAGATAAGCTTGAGATTCGCTACCTTGGTGGAGACACTGAAGCAGCTAAGAAGACTGACGCTTACATCAAGAACCAATTGGAAACTAACCTTCCAGGTTTGACTGTCAAACTTGAAAGTGTTCCTTTCGCAGTACGTCTAGAGCGTGACAACGCTATGGATTATGATCTTCAATTCGCAGGATGGGGCCCTGACTACGGTAACGCATTGTCGTTCACTGACCTTTGGATCACTGATGGCGGAAGCAACAGAATGGGATACACTAATCCTAAATACGATCAGTTGATCAAGGACGCTCAAGGCAAGCTTGCAACTGATGAAAAAGCACAATGGGAAGCTCAGCAGGAAGCTGAAAAGATCATGCTTGGAGAAGATTTTGGTCTAGCGCCGGTTTACCAGCGTGCAGCTAACATCCTATTGAACCCTGGAGTTAAAGGTCTTGCGATCTACAACTATGGTCCTGACTATAACTTCCAATGGGTTAAGATTACTGAAGCAGAATAA
- the opp4B gene encoding oligopeptide ABC transporter permease, translating to MLKYSLRRILGMIPMLFLISIVVFSLAKLMPGDSLSGEIDPNNTDPAYIEEMREKLGYNDPIHIQYFTWISNFMQGDFGKSTRYKIPASEIIGERLPNTIFLGFSSILITYILAFIMGIYAGRKPYTIGDNVIGTANYIGLALPSFVAGVFAIYFFSFNLGWFPSNGSVDISTTEGTAAYWLSRLHHVFLPALVLGLLSTASYTQFLRNDIIENSRKDFVRTARAKGTPEKKIYNQHILRNSIIPLITFLGFDIVALVGGAIITETIFTYPGIGQLFLNSVSQRDYPVLMTLTMMFSFLTLFGNLVADILYGIVDPRIRLD from the coding sequence ATGCTTAAGTACAGTTTACGACGCATACTCGGAATGATTCCTATGCTTTTCCTTATCTCCATCGTAGTGTTTTCCCTGGCGAAACTTATGCCAGGGGACTCACTCAGTGGGGAGATCGATCCGAACAACACGGATCCGGCATACATAGAAGAGATGCGCGAGAAGCTGGGTTACAATGACCCAATCCACATTCAGTATTTCACATGGATTTCAAACTTCATGCAGGGTGATTTCGGGAAATCGACCCGCTATAAAATCCCGGCGAGTGAAATCATTGGTGAACGTTTGCCTAACACTATTTTTCTAGGTTTCTCCAGTATTCTAATCACTTATATTCTAGCGTTTATCATGGGTATTTATGCCGGCAGAAAGCCGTATACAATCGGCGACAACGTCATAGGCACCGCAAACTATATAGGGTTGGCACTGCCTTCATTCGTTGCGGGTGTGTTCGCAATCTATTTCTTTTCATTCAACTTAGGCTGGTTCCCTTCGAATGGATCGGTTGATATATCCACGACAGAAGGAACAGCTGCATATTGGTTAAGCAGACTACACCATGTATTTTTACCAGCACTAGTTTTAGGTCTATTGAGTACTGCAAGCTATACGCAATTCCTGCGTAATGACATTATAGAAAACAGCCGTAAGGACTTTGTAAGAACGGCAAGAGCCAAAGGAACACCTGAAAAGAAAATCTACAATCAGCACATCTTACGTAACTCAATCATCCCGCTGATTACCTTCCTTGGATTTGATATCGTAGCACTCGTTGGCGGTGCAATCATCACCGAGACGATCTTCACTTATCCTGGAATAGGTCAATTATTCTTGAACTCTGTCAGTCAAAGAGACTATCCAGTCCTCATGACATTGACTATGATGTTCTCATTCTTGACTTTGTTTGGAAACCTGGTTGCAGACATACTATATGGAATTGTTGATCCAAGGATCAGGCTGGATTAA
- the opp4C gene encoding oligopeptide ABC transporter permease: MEVSTAKNTQINLKPEKGLSPWAIARKKFIKNKLAMTSLIFLIIVTVVSFLAPYITTIDITKINISQMSLKPSAEHWLGTDKNGRDVFTRLLYGGRVSLLVGISCTLFVIIFGTIVGSIAGYFGGIVDSMLMRFTDFVLNFPFLVFVIVLATIFYGKINGLVILIMVISLLSWGGVARIVRSKILAEKENEYILAAISIGCSPFKVITKHLLPNVLSTIIVQATILFASMIVAETGLSFLGFGVPSEIPSWGNMLAFANEPDVLQGKPWIWIPPALAITLTILSINFVGEGLKDALNPRSRR, from the coding sequence ATGGAAGTTTCTACAGCAAAAAATACACAGATAAACCTGAAGCCGGAAAAAGGCTTGTCTCCTTGGGCCATTGCTCGCAAGAAGTTCATTAAGAACAAGCTTGCGATGACAAGTCTGATCTTTTTGATCATCGTTACCGTTGTCTCTTTCCTGGCTCCATACATCACTACGATCGATATCACTAAAATCAATATCAGTCAAATGTCGCTTAAGCCATCCGCAGAGCACTGGCTGGGAACGGATAAAAATGGCCGGGACGTTTTCACGAGATTATTGTATGGCGGAAGGGTATCCCTTCTAGTCGGAATAAGCTGTACATTATTCGTTATCATCTTTGGAACAATTGTAGGTTCGATCGCTGGATATTTCGGCGGAATCGTGGACAGCATGCTGATGCGTTTTACAGACTTTGTCCTGAACTTCCCGTTCCTGGTATTCGTTATCGTATTGGCTACAATTTTCTATGGTAAAATCAATGGTCTTGTTATCCTGATCATGGTTATCAGCTTGCTGAGCTGGGGCGGGGTAGCACGTATTGTCCGAAGCAAGATTTTGGCTGAAAAAGAGAATGAATACATTCTTGCTGCGATTTCCATCGGATGTTCACCATTTAAAGTCATAACAAAGCATCTGCTTCCAAACGTCCTTTCTACTATCATCGTGCAAGCAACAATCTTGTTTGCTTCCATGATTGTCGCAGAAACAGGACTAAGCTTCCTCGGATTTGGTGTTCCATCTGAAATCCCAAGCTGGGGCAACATGCTTGCATTCGCAAATGAACCAGACGTATTACAAGGAAAGCCGTGGATTTGGATCCCGCCAGCCCTTGCCATCACACTGACGATTTTGTCCATCAACTTCGTAGGTGAAGGCCTGAAGGACGCATTGAATCCAAGATCACGCCGTTAA
- the opp3b gene encoding oligopeptide ABC transporter permease → MGKYLAKRILFMILTLFIIASITFFLMKIIPGTPFASAAKLPPAQLQIMKAKYGLDQPVPVQYAKYIGNLLQGDLGISFQFNNTPVTDLMIKRLGPSMQLGAQAMIVGTILGIMLGIFAALRQNTWVDYSATFIAVLGKAVPNFVFAGLLQYFVAVKLGWFPVLFWKGFEYTILPTIALSIFPIAISARFMRTEMIEVLGSDYILLAKAKGASYYEIAVKHALRNALIPLVTVLGPLAISLMTGSLVVEKIFAIPGLGEQFVKSITVNDYPVIMGTTILFAALFVFIILVVDILYGIIDPRIRLSGGKK, encoded by the coding sequence ATGGGAAAATACCTGGCTAAAAGGATTCTCTTTATGATTTTGACTCTTTTCATTATTGCGTCCATAACGTTTTTCTTAATGAAAATCATACCTGGTACGCCATTTGCGAGTGCAGCTAAATTGCCGCCTGCGCAATTGCAAATAATGAAAGCTAAGTATGGATTGGACCAGCCTGTGCCTGTACAATATGCTAAATATATTGGCAACCTGCTGCAAGGAGATCTGGGTATCTCATTTCAATTTAATAACACACCGGTAACCGACCTGATGATCAAGCGTCTTGGTCCATCTATGCAATTAGGAGCCCAGGCTATGATTGTTGGAACCATATTAGGCATCATGCTCGGTATATTTGCCGCTCTTAGACAAAATACATGGGTGGATTATAGTGCAACATTTATTGCAGTTTTGGGTAAGGCTGTGCCAAACTTTGTTTTTGCTGGTCTTCTTCAATATTTTGTAGCTGTAAAATTAGGCTGGTTCCCAGTGCTATTCTGGAAAGGATTTGAATATACAATCCTGCCAACCATTGCATTATCTATTTTCCCAATAGCAATTTCAGCCCGATTCATGAGAACAGAAATGATTGAAGTTTTAGGGTCGGATTACATCCTTCTAGCTAAAGCAAAAGGTGCAAGTTACTATGAAATCGCAGTAAAACATGCTTTGAGGAATGCACTTATTCCTTTGGTAACTGTACTAGGGCCTTTGGCGATCTCTTTGATGACAGGTTCACTAGTAGTAGAAAAGATATTTGCTATTCCTGGATTAGGAGAGCAGTTTGTAAAATCTATTACTGTTAATGATTACCCTGTTATCATGGGAACAACTATTTTATTTGCTGCTTTATTTGTGTTTATCATCCTTGTAGTGGATATTTTATATGGAATCATTGATCCACGAATCAGACTGTCAGGAGGTAAAAAGTAA
- the opp3C gene encoding oligopeptide ABC transporter permease: MANLETKISKDRFQPAIIDSAKSEEINKPSLTFWQDAWMRVRKNKGALASLIVMVLLVLMAFIGPLISGKDFDTQKVSHNNLPPRIQGLENISWLPFDGVKVNKAGKEINMYEVKKVDEYYWFGTDALGRDLFTRTWKGTQISLYIALLAALIDMIIGVAYGAVSGYYGGRLDNVMQRITEVLVGIPTMIVVILMILVLQPGIISITVALTITGWVGMARVVRAQVLKLKEQEFVLASKTLGNSDGKIISKHLLPNLAGVIIINTMFTIPNAIFFEAFLSFIGLGLQDPLASLGTLIDEGFKVLRLHPHEMIIPAIIISLIMITFNMLADGLRDALDPKMRD, translated from the coding sequence ATGGCTAATCTTGAAACGAAAATTTCAAAAGATCGCTTTCAGCCTGCAATCATTGATTCAGCTAAAAGCGAAGAAATTAACAAGCCGAGCTTAACCTTTTGGCAGGATGCTTGGATGCGTGTGCGTAAGAACAAAGGTGCCCTGGCAAGTTTAATTGTTATGGTTCTGCTTGTTTTAATGGCCTTCATTGGTCCTTTAATTAGTGGAAAAGATTTTGACACACAAAAAGTCAGCCATAATAATTTGCCGCCAAGAATTCAGGGGCTTGAAAATATCAGTTGGCTCCCTTTTGATGGAGTTAAGGTAAATAAAGCCGGCAAAGAAATTAATATGTATGAAGTTAAAAAAGTAGACGAGTATTATTGGTTTGGTACTGACGCGTTAGGACGTGACCTTTTCACACGTACTTGGAAGGGAACCCAAATCTCTTTGTATATTGCTTTGCTTGCAGCGCTGATTGATATGATTATTGGTGTTGCCTATGGGGCGGTATCAGGGTATTATGGCGGCAGACTGGACAATGTTATGCAAAGGATCACAGAAGTCCTTGTTGGTATTCCTACAATGATTGTTGTAATATTAATGATTCTTGTGCTTCAGCCAGGTATCATCTCAATTACTGTTGCTCTGACAATAACGGGTTGGGTTGGAATGGCGCGTGTCGTCCGTGCACAGGTTTTAAAGCTTAAGGAACAAGAGTTTGTTCTTGCATCTAAGACATTAGGGAATTCTGACGGGAAGATTATTTCCAAACATTTACTCCCTAACCTTGCTGGTGTCATTATTATTAACACAATGTTTACTATTCCAAATGCGATTTTCTTTGAAGCATTCCTAAGCTTTATTGGACTTGGTCTGCAGGACCCATTAGCTTCATTGGGTACTTTAATCGATGAAGGATTTAAAGTATTAAGATTGCATCCACATGAGATGATCATCCCAGCTATCATCATCAGTCTTATCATGATTACATTCAATATGCTGGCAGACGGATTGCGTGATGCGCTTGATCCGAAAATGCGCGATTAA